In Pseudonocardia sp. C8, one genomic interval encodes:
- a CDS encoding AMP-binding protein, translated as MSASSIAERRADLEREFGPWRPVTTDENFERAAARFGPRPYLIAGDRSFTYDDVLARTHRYADGLAALGVRPGDHVAVLMANYPEYAPLKFAISRAGAVAIPLNYLYRTHELGYVLEQSCVRVLITMTSYRDLDYLAMLDELAPGWEGEGPTGLGELQRVITFAPDGRQEGREGVLDLDGLECIGRESPGATTGGLRGPDDVSDIMYTSGTTGQPKGVQLTHDALLRQSYGSAYCRALPDGNRVVYALPCYHMFAYEQGVTATTFVGGAMLPQPRFDPREYLEAIEHHRVTDVLAVPTMSVALVEHPDRERFDLSPLTRMLSAAAVAPTWLWGRIRDDLGVTELTTAYGMTEVGGATVMTSPDDPLEVPATTVGRPKPAGAAGLPDRDGRIVEYRLLDPVTGEEVGPGEVGELVSRGPTTMVGYWNRPDATAEVLRGEWMHSGDLGRFTPDGSLVVTGRSKDLFKSGGELVMPKEVEDLLTAQPGVSQAFVVGVPDDRWGEAGAAFLVPEPGATLDPGTLLEICRAHLARFKVPRHVFVVDGDQIPQTPTGKVRKFELVPKAQELLGPDGAAQVRTLHTVDR; from the coding sequence GTGAGCGCGTCGTCGATCGCCGAGCGCCGGGCCGATCTGGAGCGCGAGTTCGGGCCGTGGCGCCCGGTGACGACCGACGAGAACTTCGAGCGGGCCGCCGCCCGATTCGGGCCGCGCCCGTACCTCATCGCGGGGGACCGGAGCTTCACCTACGACGACGTCCTGGCGCGCACGCACCGGTACGCCGACGGCCTCGCCGCCCTCGGCGTCCGGCCGGGCGACCACGTGGCCGTGCTGATGGCGAACTACCCGGAGTACGCCCCGCTGAAGTTCGCGATCTCGCGGGCCGGGGCCGTGGCGATCCCGCTGAACTACCTGTACCGGACCCACGAGCTGGGCTACGTCCTGGAGCAGTCCTGCGTCCGCGTGCTGATCACCATGACCTCGTACCGGGACCTCGACTACCTCGCCATGCTCGACGAGCTCGCTCCCGGCTGGGAGGGTGAGGGCCCCACCGGTCTCGGCGAGCTGCAGCGTGTGATCACGTTCGCCCCGGACGGAAGGCAGGAGGGACGCGAGGGCGTCCTGGATCTCGACGGGCTGGAGTGCATCGGCCGGGAGAGCCCCGGTGCCACCACCGGCGGACTCCGCGGACCCGACGACGTCTCCGACATCATGTACACGTCGGGGACGACCGGCCAGCCGAAGGGCGTGCAGCTCACCCACGACGCTCTCCTGCGTCAGTCCTACGGGTCGGCCTACTGCCGCGCACTGCCCGACGGCAACCGCGTCGTCTACGCACTGCCCTGCTACCACATGTTCGCCTACGAGCAGGGCGTCACCGCGACGACGTTCGTCGGCGGGGCGATGCTGCCCCAGCCGCGGTTCGACCCGCGCGAGTACCTGGAGGCGATCGAACACCACCGCGTCACCGACGTTCTCGCAGTACCGACCATGAGCGTCGCACTCGTCGAACACCCGGACCGGGAGCGGTTCGACCTGAGTCCGCTGACCCGGATGCTCTCGGCCGCCGCGGTGGCGCCGACCTGGCTGTGGGGCCGGATCCGGGACGATCTCGGAGTCACCGAGCTCACCACGGCCTACGGCATGACCGAGGTCGGCGGTGCGACCGTCATGACCTCGCCGGACGACCCGCTGGAGGTGCCCGCGACCACGGTCGGCCGACCGAAGCCAGCCGGGGCCGCGGGACTGCCCGACCGGGACGGCCGGATCGTCGAGTACCGGCTGCTGGACCCGGTGACCGGCGAGGAGGTGGGCCCGGGCGAGGTCGGTGAACTGGTGTCCCGCGGGCCGACGACCATGGTCGGCTACTGGAACCGCCCGGACGCCACCGCCGAGGTGCTGCGCGGGGAGTGGATGCACTCCGGCGACCTCGGCCGGTTCACCCCGGACGGTTCCCTGGTCGTCACCGGTCGCTCCAAGGACCTGTTCAAGAGCGGCGGCGAGCTGGTCATGCCCAAGGAGGTCGAGGATCTCCTGACCGCCCAGCCCGGGGTCAGCCAGGCCTTCGTCGTCGGCGTGCCCGACGACCGCTGGGGCGAGGCCGGAGCCGCGTTCCTGGTCCCCGAGCCCGGTGCGACGCTCGACCCGGGGACCCTGCTCGAAATCTGCCGGGCGCACCTGGCCCGGTTCAAGGTGCCCCGGCACGTGTTCGTCGTCGACGGTGACCAGATCCCGCAGACCCCCACCGGCAAGGTCCGCAAGTTCGAGCTCGTTCCGAAGGCCCAGGAACTGCTCGGCCCGGACGGAGCAGCGCAGGTACGCACCCTGCACACCGTCGACCGCTGA
- a CDS encoding hydantoinase/oxoprolinase family protein, whose amino-acid sequence MADENAMIGVDVGGTFTDIVSITDGRIETVKVATDVVETYKGVLAGAEEVGVADAAVFNHASTHGLNAIITRRVPKVAFLTTEGHRDMLDMARAWRPPEANTDPRWHRSFGDVTAPVVPRYLRRGIRERIGADGSTVIELDEAQARKELRVLARCAVDGVAICLMNSYVDGRHERRLRELVAEELGDVAVSVSSEVSPLAREYPRASTTVVDVLMKRIYGPYTRELASGLEGLGFTGDLNFADCAAMLAPVDVAMQRPSRIVFSGPAAGTVACAHLGTLIDEPNLLCADIGGTSTDISIVTGGKPFVSTTFELEHDLIVNTLSNEIVSVGAGGGSIVSITPTGEVKVGPESAGADPGPACYGRGGEVPTTTDTFLMLGVLDPDRFAAGRARLDVDLARAAFDKLETQTSLSERVRFAYRMALNNVAEGIVDVLVKNGVDPRDHALVAYGAAGPMMLPALLEQLHVKSVIVPPHPGLFSALGLVSADQVHADSRTSYSVLTPDSAGDIDAIYAEMEESMRRSLGADADRVTFTRTFDGQLMGQVWETPFVDVPGGTITPEAVQTMITNFHDAYEQRSGNRFEAMPVQGVTYRLTAVVPTAKVDYPRPVQRPADQPLRPSGSITVRHLEDHDLPAAEYERDALMLGDVIEGPAVVREAMSTTFVPPGLVARVGTVGELVITRAAEGADA is encoded by the coding sequence GTGGCAGACGAGAACGCCATGATCGGAGTCGATGTCGGCGGCACCTTCACCGACATCGTGTCCATCACCGACGGACGGATCGAGACCGTGAAGGTCGCGACCGACGTCGTCGAGACGTACAAGGGGGTGCTGGCAGGAGCCGAGGAGGTCGGCGTCGCGGACGCCGCGGTGTTCAACCACGCCAGCACCCACGGCCTCAACGCGATCATCACGCGGCGGGTGCCGAAGGTCGCGTTCCTGACCACCGAGGGGCACCGGGACATGCTGGACATGGCCCGCGCCTGGCGCCCGCCGGAGGCCAACACCGATCCCCGCTGGCACCGCAGCTTCGGTGACGTCACCGCGCCGGTCGTGCCGCGCTACCTGCGCCGGGGCATCCGGGAGCGGATCGGCGCCGACGGCTCGACGGTCATCGAGCTCGACGAGGCCCAGGCTCGCAAGGAGCTGCGGGTCCTGGCCCGGTGCGCGGTCGACGGGGTCGCGATCTGCCTGATGAACTCCTACGTGGACGGCCGACACGAACGGCGGCTGCGCGAGCTGGTGGCCGAGGAGCTCGGCGACGTGGCGGTCTCGGTCTCCAGCGAGGTCTCGCCGCTGGCGCGCGAGTACCCGCGGGCCTCGACGACGGTCGTCGACGTGCTGATGAAGCGGATCTACGGGCCGTACACCCGGGAGCTGGCGTCCGGCCTTGAGGGGCTCGGGTTCACCGGTGACCTGAACTTCGCCGACTGCGCGGCCATGCTGGCGCCGGTCGACGTCGCGATGCAGCGGCCGTCGCGGATCGTGTTCTCCGGACCGGCCGCCGGCACGGTGGCGTGCGCGCACCTGGGAACGCTGATCGACGAGCCGAACCTGCTCTGCGCCGACATCGGGGGCACCTCGACCGACATCAGCATCGTCACGGGGGGCAAGCCGTTCGTCAGCACGACGTTCGAGCTCGAGCACGACCTGATCGTGAACACGCTGTCGAACGAGATCGTCAGCGTCGGGGCCGGCGGCGGCAGCATCGTCAGCATCACCCCGACCGGTGAGGTGAAGGTCGGGCCGGAGAGCGCCGGCGCCGACCCCGGCCCGGCCTGCTACGGCCGCGGCGGCGAGGTGCCGACGACCACCGACACGTTCCTCATGCTGGGCGTGCTCGACCCCGACCGGTTCGCCGCCGGGCGGGCGCGGCTCGACGTCGACCTGGCACGGGCGGCGTTCGACAAGCTGGAGACGCAGACGAGCCTGAGCGAGCGGGTCCGGTTCGCCTACCGGATGGCGCTCAACAACGTCGCCGAGGGCATCGTCGACGTGCTCGTCAAGAACGGCGTCGACCCGCGCGACCACGCGCTGGTCGCCTACGGTGCGGCGGGCCCGATGATGCTCCCGGCCCTGCTCGAGCAGCTGCACGTCAAGAGCGTGATCGTCCCGCCGCACCCGGGCCTGTTCTCCGCGCTGGGGCTGGTGAGCGCCGACCAGGTGCACGCCGACAGCCGTACCTCCTACTCCGTCCTCACGCCGGACTCCGCCGGTGACATCGACGCGATCTACGCCGAGATGGAGGAGTCGATGCGCCGCTCGCTCGGTGCCGACGCCGACCGGGTGACCTTCACGCGGACGTTCGACGGCCAGCTCATGGGGCAGGTCTGGGAGACGCCGTTCGTCGACGTGCCGGGCGGGACGATCACGCCGGAAGCCGTCCAGACGATGATCACGAACTTCCACGACGCCTACGAGCAGCGCTCGGGCAACCGGTTCGAGGCCATGCCGGTGCAGGGCGTCACCTACCGGCTCACCGCCGTCGTGCCGACCGCCAAGGTCGACTACCCGCGTCCGGTGCAGCGGCCGGCGGACCAGCCGCTGCGCCCGTCCGGCTCGATCACGGTGCGGCACCTCGAGGACCACGATCTGCCCGCCGCCGAGTACGAGCGCGACGCCCTGATGCTCGGTGACGTCATCGAGGGCCCGGCCGTCGTCCGGGAAGCCATGTCGACCACGTTCGTCCCGCCGGGTCTGGTCGCGCGGGTCGGCACGGTCGGCGAACTCGTCATCACCCGCGCCGCCGAAGGAGCCGACGCATGA
- a CDS encoding hydantoinase B/oxoprolinase family protein yields the protein MTTIAPEPLLRDLPDDVFAERYDCDRFTASVLSNRLRYAAQHVTTGLLHRAFSPIIALCYDFAACVCGPPEQDYAMSAVTNGLSIFLGTMSAGVKVAVEEYGPENLQPGDLLVCNDVYRMGNHYNDVCFIRPVFHEGRIASFIALRAHQLDVGGVAPGGFSASKHNIYEDGLSISPRLLYRAGKPVRETFSLIFDNVRMAEMMLPDFHTMQGCCTLGEQLIQEIISRYGIEAYLGSLRYSCDASAESMRRAFAALPDGDWSGSGSLDADGVDASEEYTVTLTLKKRGEKVEVDFSGSSRQARTCINAGALDAKTAVGVALKMLLSPESEFTSGTFRGVDLVLPPGSMVSALPPDGAVFCYYEVSALINTVLFKALGSVLGEAALGGDFGAAYVHNASGVHPDGTPWFCAALAGGEHGPRGGSSAGDGDGFSCSYVFNLMSPSSESLEADFPLRIMRREFVPDTAGPGLNRGGASVAKDVLYTGPGQHQAIPLRFRHAAGVGVDGGRDGALGGVWIFGRDGAPTTGADTFIGVGEQDYAAATAVAGTLDPETKAPDPQGEYFYYAREAVWNSAAGSTWRYLTNGGGGWGDPFARDPERVKRDVRDEYVTIEGAEREFGVVITGDPHNDPEGLQVDVAATEALRAKRRDG from the coding sequence ATGACCACGATCGCACCCGAGCCGCTGCTGCGTGACCTGCCCGACGACGTCTTCGCCGAGCGCTACGACTGCGACCGGTTCACCGCATCGGTGCTGTCCAACCGGCTTCGCTACGCCGCCCAGCACGTGACCACCGGGCTGCTGCACCGGGCCTTCTCGCCGATCATCGCGCTCTGCTACGACTTCGCGGCCTGCGTGTGCGGACCGCCGGAGCAGGACTACGCGATGAGCGCGGTGACCAACGGCCTGTCGATCTTCCTCGGCACCATGTCTGCCGGGGTCAAGGTCGCGGTCGAGGAGTACGGGCCGGAGAACCTGCAGCCCGGTGACCTGCTGGTCTGCAACGACGTCTACCGGATGGGCAACCACTACAACGACGTCTGCTTCATCCGGCCGGTGTTCCACGAGGGCCGGATCGCGAGCTTCATCGCGCTGCGGGCCCACCAGCTCGACGTCGGCGGTGTCGCGCCCGGCGGGTTCTCGGCCTCGAAGCACAACATCTACGAGGACGGCCTGTCGATCAGCCCGCGGCTGCTCTACCGGGCCGGGAAGCCGGTCCGCGAGACGTTCTCACTGATCTTCGACAACGTGCGGATGGCGGAGATGATGCTCCCCGACTTCCACACGATGCAGGGCTGCTGCACCCTCGGCGAGCAGCTGATCCAGGAGATCATCTCCCGGTACGGGATCGAGGCCTACCTCGGCAGCCTGCGGTACAGCTGCGACGCCTCGGCCGAGAGCATGCGCCGCGCGTTCGCCGCGCTGCCCGACGGCGACTGGAGCGGCAGCGGTTCGCTGGACGCCGACGGGGTCGACGCCAGCGAGGAGTACACCGTCACCCTGACCCTCAAGAAGCGAGGGGAGAAGGTGGAGGTCGACTTCAGCGGCTCCTCGCGGCAGGCGCGCACCTGCATCAACGCCGGGGCACTCGACGCCAAGACCGCCGTCGGGGTTGCACTGAAGATGCTGCTCTCCCCGGAGAGCGAGTTCACCTCCGGCACGTTCCGCGGCGTCGACCTGGTCCTCCCTCCCGGCTCCATGGTCAGCGCGCTTCCGCCGGACGGCGCGGTGTTCTGCTACTACGAGGTGTCCGCGCTCATCAACACCGTGCTGTTCAAGGCACTCGGGTCGGTGCTCGGCGAGGCGGCGCTGGGTGGGGACTTCGGGGCCGCCTACGTGCACAACGCCAGCGGTGTGCACCCGGACGGCACGCCGTGGTTCTGCGCCGCGCTCGCGGGCGGCGAGCACGGGCCGCGCGGCGGTTCCAGCGCCGGTGACGGCGACGGGTTCTCCTGCAGTTACGTGTTCAACCTGATGTCGCCATCGTCGGAGTCGCTGGAGGCAGACTTCCCGTTGCGGATCATGCGTCGGGAGTTCGTCCCGGACACCGCCGGGCCCGGACTGAACCGGGGCGGGGCCTCCGTCGCCAAGGACGTCCTCTACACCGGTCCCGGGCAGCACCAGGCGATCCCGCTGCGGTTCCGGCACGCGGCCGGGGTCGGGGTCGACGGCGGCCGGGACGGCGCCCTGGGCGGAGTCTGGATCTTCGGTCGGGACGGCGCGCCCACCACCGGCGCCGACACCTTCATCGGGGTCGGTGAGCAGGACTACGCCGCCGCCACGGCGGTCGCGGGAACGCTGGACCCGGAGACCAAGGCCCCCGATCCGCAGGGGGAGTACTTCTACTACGCGCGCGAGGCCGTCTGGAACTCCGCGGCCGGTTCGACCTGGCGCTACCTCACCAACGGCGGCGGCGGGTGGGGTGACCCGTTCGCGCGCGATCCCGAGCGGGTCAAGCGCGACGTCCGCGACGAGTACGTGACGATCGAGGGCGCGGAGCGGGAGTTCGGCGTCGTGATCACCGGGGACCCGCACAACGATCCGGAGGGGCTGCAGGTCGACGTCGCCGCGACCGAGGCGCTCCGCGCGAAGCGCCGCGATGGCTGA
- a CDS encoding xanthine dehydrogenase family protein molybdopterin-binding subunit, protein MAETARGSILGTRVRRVEDLELITGASTFVGNLAVDGLLHAVFVRSPLAHGQVLGIDTAAAVSMPGVVAVFTAADLDLPAHHFHRFMVLNPAMARPPLAVDRVRFAGEAVAVVVAESRAAAVDAAELVEVDYDPLRVVVDPEQALEPDSEPQFPEHGSNLAAGLRAADGPDPLAGADVVVRARMVNQRLAVVPMEGDAIVADPSGDEAHELVVHLATQQPHGVRDQLCEVLGLERERVRLIAPHVGGGFGAKAGLLAEHTVVIGAARALGCPVAWVQTRSENMVSMPHGRGQVAYYELGLTRSGRITGLRARVVGDAGAYAGFGGALPIHLTYLMASGVYDIPVVAYDAAAAVTNTTPTGAFRGAGRPEAAAHLERIMDMAAVELGIDPVELRRRNLLAPTVFPHTTPTGAIYDSGDYDKPLREALRLAGYDRLRAEQRTRRENGDTVQLGVGVAVYVEITAVGAPSEYGSVHVHPDGSATVSAGTSAHGQGHATSFGMIVSDTLGIPLDRISFVQSDTAAVPRGGGTGGSRSLQLGGSAVSGAAHAVLEQARRHAATILEAAVDDIELTADGAFGVSGVPSATVTWLQVAATAAEAGEELVAGIDVTQDGSTYPFGAHVAVVEVDTDTGRVTPLQHVAVDDCGRVLNPLLVEGQQHGGLAQGIAQALWEEVRYDEEGQPVTSTLADYRIPSAADLFGFDTATTETPTPLNPLGAKGIGESATIGSTPAVQNAVVDALGHLGVRHIDLPCTPERVWRAVQDARAGCLADPWREPPAAFADLPVRGS, encoded by the coding sequence ATGGCTGAGACGGCCCGCGGGTCGATCCTCGGGACCCGCGTGCGGCGGGTCGAGGACCTGGAGCTGATCACCGGGGCGTCGACGTTCGTCGGCAACCTGGCCGTCGACGGCCTGCTCCACGCCGTGTTCGTCCGCTCCCCGCTGGCCCACGGCCAGGTGCTCGGCATCGACACCGCTGCGGCGGTGTCGATGCCGGGCGTGGTGGCGGTGTTCACGGCTGCGGATCTCGACCTTCCCGCCCACCACTTCCACCGCTTCATGGTGCTGAACCCGGCGATGGCCCGACCGCCGCTGGCGGTCGACCGGGTCCGGTTCGCCGGCGAGGCGGTGGCGGTGGTCGTCGCCGAGTCGCGGGCCGCGGCGGTGGACGCCGCCGAGCTGGTGGAGGTCGACTACGACCCGCTTCGGGTCGTCGTGGACCCGGAGCAGGCCCTGGAGCCCGACTCCGAGCCGCAGTTCCCGGAGCACGGTTCGAACCTCGCTGCCGGTCTCCGCGCCGCCGACGGGCCGGACCCGCTCGCGGGTGCCGACGTCGTCGTCCGCGCCCGGATGGTGAACCAGCGGCTCGCCGTCGTGCCGATGGAGGGGGACGCGATCGTCGCCGACCCGTCCGGTGACGAGGCCCACGAGCTGGTGGTACACCTCGCCACCCAGCAGCCGCACGGCGTCCGCGACCAGCTGTGCGAGGTACTCGGACTCGAGCGAGAGCGGGTCCGTCTGATCGCGCCGCACGTCGGCGGCGGGTTCGGCGCGAAGGCCGGGCTGCTCGCCGAGCACACGGTCGTGATCGGCGCGGCACGCGCGCTGGGCTGTCCGGTCGCCTGGGTGCAGACGCGGTCGGAGAACATGGTGTCGATGCCCCACGGCCGCGGCCAGGTCGCGTACTACGAGCTCGGGTTGACCAGGTCCGGGCGGATCACCGGGCTGCGGGCCCGGGTCGTCGGCGACGCCGGCGCCTACGCCGGATTCGGCGGTGCGCTGCCGATCCATCTCACGTACCTGATGGCATCCGGGGTCTACGACATCCCGGTGGTCGCCTACGACGCCGCGGCCGCGGTGACCAACACGACCCCGACGGGTGCGTTCCGCGGTGCCGGGCGGCCCGAGGCGGCCGCCCACCTGGAACGGATCATGGACATGGCCGCCGTCGAGCTCGGGATCGACCCGGTCGAGCTCCGTCGCCGCAACCTGCTCGCTCCGACGGTGTTCCCGCACACGACCCCGACCGGGGCGATCTACGACAGCGGCGACTACGACAAGCCGCTCCGGGAGGCGTTGCGCCTGGCCGGCTACGACCGGCTCCGCGCGGAACAGCGCACCCGGCGGGAGAACGGCGACACCGTGCAGCTCGGTGTCGGCGTCGCGGTCTACGTGGAGATCACCGCGGTCGGAGCGCCCTCCGAGTACGGCTCGGTGCATGTGCACCCGGACGGATCGGCGACGGTCTCGGCCGGGACCTCCGCTCACGGGCAGGGGCACGCCACGTCGTTCGGCATGATCGTCTCGGACACACTAGGCATCCCGCTGGACCGGATCAGCTTCGTGCAGTCGGACACCGCGGCCGTTCCCCGCGGTGGCGGTACGGGCGGGTCACGCTCCCTGCAGCTCGGTGGTAGTGCCGTGTCGGGGGCGGCGCACGCCGTGCTGGAGCAGGCCCGCCGGCATGCGGCGACGATTCTCGAGGCGGCCGTCGACGACATCGAGCTCACCGCGGACGGTGCGTTCGGTGTGTCCGGGGTGCCGTCGGCGACGGTGACCTGGTTGCAGGTCGCCGCCACGGCGGCCGAGGCGGGGGAGGAGCTCGTCGCGGGCATCGACGTGACCCAGGACGGCTCCACCTACCCGTTCGGTGCCCACGTGGCGGTCGTCGAGGTGGACACCGACACGGGCCGGGTCACCCCGCTGCAGCACGTCGCCGTCGACGACTGCGGCCGCGTCCTGAACCCGCTGCTGGTCGAGGGGCAGCAGCACGGCGGACTCGCCCAGGGCATCGCCCAGGCGTTGTGGGAGGAGGTCCGCTACGACGAGGAGGGGCAACCGGTCACCTCGACCCTGGCCGACTACCGGATACCGAGCGCCGCGGACCTGTTCGGGTTCGACACCGCGACGACCGAGACCCCGACGCCACTCAACCCGCTGGGTGCCAAGGGGATCGGCGAGTCGGCGACGATCGGCTCCACGCCCGCCGTGCAGAACGCGGTGGTGGATGCGTTGGGCCACCTCGGTGTACGGCACATCGACCTGCCGTGCACCCCGGAGCGGGTGTGGCGGGCCGTCCAGGACGCCCGAGCCGGGTGCCTCGCCGATCCCTGGCGGGAGCCGCCCGCCGCGTTCGCGGACCTGCCGGTTCGCGGAAGCTGA
- a CDS encoding aldehyde dehydrogenase codes for MPTSVREAREALRVEAGRLFIGGEWVDWDGPRFDQLHPSDNTAVASIVEAGARGVDAAVGAARSAFDDGPWPRMPAQDRKRVLQQFIERIFELEDELAELQTLDNGIPISFGRGSRVSGRAAANVFDHYAGWADKINGETYPQFTSASNMHYMSYREPVGVVGVILPFNGPMLTFATKVGAALACGCTVVVKPSEYTNLAVTRLAEIIADSDLPPGVFNLVTGAGEAGAALATHPGVDKVTFTGSSAVGESIVAASGSNMKRLSLELGGKSAALVFPDTRSVERTASTLMGLCSTFLSGQICSTPSRAVVHRSIVDEFVHHATNQVKQMRFGDPFDPATTSAPLISRRQQRRVLDYIESGVAEGATLAFGGDAPGGDLADGNWVNPALFTDVTADMRVVREEIFGPVLCVIPFDTEEEAIRIANDSEYGLAGCVFSTDVTRAFRVARAIRSGSIGINGYASVPNAPMGGVKRSGVGREGGWESIEAFTELKTININFDA; via the coding sequence ATGCCGACGAGCGTGCGGGAGGCCAGAGAGGCGCTGCGGGTCGAGGCCGGCCGGCTCTTCATCGGTGGTGAGTGGGTCGACTGGGACGGACCGAGGTTCGACCAGCTGCACCCGTCCGACAACACCGCCGTGGCGAGCATTGTGGAGGCCGGCGCCCGAGGCGTGGATGCTGCGGTGGGCGCTGCTCGCTCCGCGTTCGACGACGGCCCGTGGCCGCGGATGCCGGCGCAGGACCGGAAGCGCGTCCTGCAGCAGTTCATCGAGCGCATCTTCGAGCTCGAGGACGAGCTGGCGGAGCTGCAGACGCTCGACAACGGGATCCCCATCTCGTTCGGTCGCGGCTCACGGGTGTCCGGCCGGGCGGCGGCCAATGTCTTCGACCACTACGCCGGCTGGGCCGACAAGATCAACGGCGAGACCTACCCGCAGTTCACGAGCGCCTCGAACATGCACTACATGTCGTACCGGGAGCCGGTCGGCGTGGTAGGTGTGATCCTGCCGTTCAACGGGCCGATGCTGACGTTCGCGACGAAGGTCGGTGCGGCGCTGGCGTGCGGTTGCACGGTCGTCGTGAAACCGTCGGAGTACACCAACCTGGCCGTCACGAGGCTGGCGGAGATCATCGCCGACAGTGACCTCCCGCCCGGTGTGTTCAACCTCGTCACCGGGGCCGGCGAGGCGGGCGCTGCGCTCGCGACACATCCTGGTGTGGACAAGGTGACGTTCACCGGCAGCAGCGCGGTGGGGGAGTCGATCGTGGCTGCGAGCGGCTCGAACATGAAGCGGCTGTCCCTGGAGCTCGGTGGCAAGAGCGCCGCGCTGGTCTTCCCGGACACGCGGAGCGTGGAGCGGACGGCGTCGACGCTGATGGGGCTGTGCTCCACCTTCCTGTCCGGGCAGATCTGCTCGACCCCGAGCCGCGCGGTCGTGCACCGGTCGATCGTGGACGAGTTCGTCCATCATGCCACCAACCAGGTCAAGCAGATGCGGTTCGGGGACCCCTTCGATCCCGCCACGACGTCCGCGCCGTTGATCTCCCGCCGGCAGCAGCGACGCGTCCTCGACTACATCGAGAGCGGCGTCGCGGAGGGTGCGACGCTCGCGTTCGGCGGCGACGCTCCCGGCGGTGACCTCGCGGACGGCAACTGGGTCAACCCGGCCCTGTTCACCGACGTGACGGCCGACATGCGCGTCGTGCGTGAGGAGATCTTCGGCCCGGTCCTCTGCGTCATCCCGTTCGACACCGAGGAGGAGGCGATCCGCATCGCGAACGACAGCGAGTACGGTCTGGCGGGGTGCGTGTTCTCCACCGACGTCACGCGTGCGTTCCGGGTCGCGCGTGCGATCCGGAGCGGCTCCATCGGGATCAACGGCTACGCGAGCGTCCCGAACGCGCCGATGGGTGGGGTGAAGCGGTCGGGTGTCGGTCGCGAAGGTGGCTGGGAGTCCATCGAGGCGTTCACCGAGCTGAAGACCATCAACATCAACTTCGACGCATAG
- a CDS encoding cupin domain-containing protein: MSFKNRRVVTGINNEEKSCVISDSPVEQVPGADGDPVVLWRTDDFPVDNSRNDERAEPFTTDAFNASSFLLMFTAVPGQPSAWHATDSIDYVIVIKGEVTLELETGPVSLSEGDIVIDRGVVHSWRATGDEPAVMFCAVTRAKPVGRGAFFGGNFDMYTEQKSS; this comes from the coding sequence ATGTCTTTCAAGAACCGCCGCGTCGTCACCGGAATCAACAACGAAGAGAAGTCCTGCGTCATCTCCGACTCCCCGGTGGAGCAGGTGCCCGGAGCTGACGGAGACCCGGTCGTTCTGTGGCGGACCGATGACTTCCCGGTGGACAACAGCCGCAACGACGAGCGAGCCGAGCCGTTCACGACCGACGCGTTCAACGCCTCCAGCTTCCTGCTCATGTTCACCGCTGTTCCGGGCCAGCCCTCCGCCTGGCACGCCACGGACAGCATCGACTACGTGATCGTGATCAAGGGCGAGGTCACGCTCGAGCTCGAGACCGGCCCGGTCTCGCTGAGCGAGGGCGACATCGTGATCGATCGCGGTGTCGTGCACAGCTGGCGGGCCACCGGCGACGAGCCCGCCGTGATGTTCTGCGCGGTGACCAGGGCGAAGCCGGTCGGCCGCGGGGCGTTCTTCGGAGGTAACTTCGACATGTACACCGAGCAGAAGTCTTCCTGA